In one Solanum dulcamara chromosome 1, daSolDulc1.2, whole genome shotgun sequence genomic region, the following are encoded:
- the LOC129881212 gene encoding zinc finger CCCH domain-containing protein 6: MRGQQKSKRVTWASDDSLCQVKLFLSEESPSQVGLGAQDHLQAKISLPLHAGLLVSDDNLPPGFEGAQPASLWKNKLAQIPVIKWRRPPSFVLDTNWRVVAGEESNDMEVQKQREMRVLEAIYPRESSIPPNPSMGPGDETFHNDQHTPVIPITPVEDEEVADPSFGIAIPTNAVSSAAQVMQLGVPLCNRSAGNSLPVHGISSPGVVPGVGLDAVAEAQAALTAFMADNGQGNLIDRELLIKILSDPKIVGQLVTHQGVGTSSHSVPAMSTQSMAAATNMSNSRPQTSSITAPPQPVVSRANLSFYHSGRTDPPPVQVSRTELVIPSVAGAPNGSFHSAPSRIGPVPSLRPRVHEAISAPLPSPVATMSAPTSSMPAPVARDINYYKSLIQQHGGERQETLPPQYSNNNRNNQQLGSVQESQNSYNSRDSKPKIMKPCIYYNSSRGCRHGANCAYLHDASPQQRGVGSLPEVQSSKRMKMDREITGT, translated from the exons ATGCGAGGACAGCAGAAATCGAAAAGGGTTACTTGGGCTTCAGATGATAGTCTTTGTCAG GTAAAACTTTTCCTGTCTGAAGAATCCCCTTCCCAAGTTGGATTAGGAGCTCAAGATCATCTCCAAGCAAAGATATCATTGCCTTTGCACGCAGGTCTTTTGGTGTCTGATGATAATTTACCACCAGGCTTTGAGGGTGCACAGCCTGCAAGCCTCTGGAAGAATAAATTAGCTCAAATCCCTGTAATCAAATGGCGTCGTCCTCCTTCT TTTGTGTTGGATACAAACTGGCGAGTGGTTGCGGGTGAAGAAAGCAATGACATGGAGGTTCAGAAACAACGGGAGATGAGAGTTCTTGAAGCAATTTATCCACGTGAATCTTCCATTCCTCCAAA TCCTTCTATGGGTCCTGGAGACGAGACTTTTCATAATGATCAGCACACACCTGTTATACCCATAACTCCTGTTGAAGATGAGGAGGTAGCAGATCCTTCATTTGGCATTGCTATACCTACTAATGCTGTCAGCTCAGCGGCCCAGGTAATGCAGCTTGGAGTTCCCTTGTGCAATAGAAGTGCCGGAAATAGCCTTCCAGTCCATGGAATCTCATCACCTGGAGTAGTTCCTGGCGTGGGGCTTGATGCTGTAGCAGAAGCTCAGGCAGCTTTAACTGCATTCATGGCAGACAATGGCCAGGGAAATCTGATTGATCGCGAGCTGCTCATAAAAATTTTGAGCGACCCAAAAATTGTTGGGCAACTGGTTACACACCAAGGAGTAGGCACCAGCTCCCATAGCGTGCCAGCTATGAGTACCCAAAGTATGGCTGCTGCTACTAACATGTCCAACTCAAGGCCGCAGACATCAAGTATTACTGCTCCACCCCAACCTGTTGTTAGTCGAGCTAATCTATCTTTCTATCACTCAGGTAGAACAGATCCTCCTCCAGTTCAAGTCAGTAGAACAGAACTAGTTATCCCCTCAGTGGCAGGTGCTCCAAACGGGTCCTTCCACTCTGCTCCAAGTAGGATAGGACCCGTTCCCAGTTTGAGGCCTCGTGTACACGAGGCCATATCAGCTCCTTTACCAAGTCCAGTAGCAACCATGTCAGCACCTACTTCCTCTATGCCAGCACCTGTAGCTAGGGACATCAACTATTACAAGTCTCTCATTCAGCAACACGGAGGAGAAAGGCAAGAAACATTGCCACCACAATATAGCAACAACAACCGAAACAACCAGCAATTAGGTTCAGTTCAAGAATCACAAAATAGCTATAATTCAAGAGATTCAAAACCTAAGATAATGAAGCCTTGCATCTATTATAATAGTTCAAGAGGATGTCGGCATGGCGCAAACTGTGCATATTTGCATGATGCATCCCCCCAACAGAGGGGGGTGGGTAGCCTGCCAGAGGTCCAAAGTTCAAAGAGAATGAAAATGGATAGGGAGATTACCGGTACATAA
- the LOC129890117 gene encoding indole-3-acetic acid-induced protein ARG7-like, with protein sequence MSACSKIRHIVKLRQMLQRWRKKASTTSSRRRVPTDVPSGHVAITVGANCKRFVVRATYLNHPMFKKLLSQTEEEYGFTNSGPLAIPCDEYLFEELLRYLARFDSVNNNNNNTIPLVKYFEDFQRYCRIDIRSDIDFWGDSRPLLHNKSVW encoded by the coding sequence ATGTCAGCCTGCAGCAAAATCCGTCACATTGTAAAGCTCCGCCAAATGCTTCAACGCTGGAGGAAGAAGGCCTCTACAACGTCGTCCCGTCGCCGCGTCCCGACCGACGTGCCCTCGGGTCACGTAGCGATTACAGTGGGCGCCAATTGCAAGAGATTTGTTGTCCGTGCCACTTATTTAAACCATCCAATGTTCAAAAAATTGTTGTCACAAACAGAGGAAGAATATGGTTTTACTAATTCTGGCCCATTAGCCATTCCTTGTGACGAATATTTATTCGAAGAGTTACTTCGTTACTTGGCTCGATTCGACTCCgttaacaacaataataataatacgatACCGTTGGTGAAATATTTTGAAGATTTTCAAAGATATTGTCGCATTGATATTCGAAGTGATATTGATTTTTGGGGAGATTCTAGGCCACTTTTGCATAATAAGTCTGTATGGTAA